CTATAAATCATTCCAAATTTATTAAAAAAACATTAAAAAAGAACTATCTTCAGAATACGAATTAATAAATAAAATCAATAATAAATTGTATGATGATAAATCAAAGGAAAAATCATTAAAATCAATTAAAAGAATTTGCAATAAAGAAGATCCCAACAACAAAACAAAAATAGATAACAGAAAAAGAAAAAAATATTAAACAAAATATTGAAAATCCATTAAAAAAAGAGGTAATAAGTACAGAAAAGAAAATTAATATAGTATTAGACAATATAAGAATTCATACGGCAAAAATGGTCCAAAAAGCAGCAGAAATATTAAATATTAATTTAATTTATTTAAGACCCTATTGTCCAGATTTAAATCCAATAGAAGACGTATGGCGAGTAATTAAAAAAAATAATATATAAAACATGTTATACAACCAAAAATTAGTTAATTAACTTATTTAAAGATAAATTTTATGAATTATCGACTTCAAATCATTTTATGAAAACTGGTTAAAGTTATATGGTAAAAATTTTTAGAGAAAAACTATAATAGGTTTGAGATTTATTTGAAGTGTCATCAAAAACTTATAAATTTTTTCTCTAAAAATAGCTAAAAATAACTTCATGTATTCCAATAGTATATTTCAAAAATTTTGTAGAGATAGAAATATTAAATCAAGTACTAAAAAAGGTTATGAATCCTCTTTAAGATTATATGAGAATTTCAATGGCGAAACAATCGAAAGTCTATTTGCCGAAGCACATAATGATGAGAATGAAGGAATTCCATTGAAAGATCGTAAAATTAAAAAACGTTTATTGGATTTTAGAAGCTATTTATTAAATAGTAAATTATCTCCTAATACTTCAAAGACATATTTCTCAAAAATAAAGACATTATATTTGCATTTTGAATTTGAAATACCTCATTTACCGCAAGCTAAATACGATAAAATTTATGAAACTAATTACTCGGACTTACCAACCCGTGAACATATACATGAAACACTACTAATTTCACCAATTGATTTAAAAGCAGTGATATTATTTATGAGCAGTTCTGGAACTGCAAAAGCAGAAACATTATCATTAACAGTTGGGCATTTTATTAAAGCTACTCAGGAATATCATTATGGAGGTTCAATAGAATTTATCTTAGAAACATTGGATAAAAAGAATAATATTGTACCAACTTTTTATTTGAAGCGCATAAAAACAGATAAATATTATTATACATTTTGCTCTCCTG
The Methanobrevibacter oralis genome window above contains:
- a CDS encoding transposase yields the protein MENPLKKEVISTEKKINIVLDNIRIHTAKMVQKAAEILNINLIYLRPYCPDLNPIEDVWRVIKKNNI
- a CDS encoding phage integrase SAM-like domain-containing protein, translated to MYSNSIFQKFCRDRNIKSSTKKGYESSLRLYENFNGETIESLFAEAHNDENEGIPLKDRKIKKRLLDFRSYLLNSKLSPNTSKTYFSKIKTLYLHFEFEIPHLPQAKYDKIYETNYSDLPTREHIHETLLISPIDLKAVILFMSSSGTAKAETLSLTVGHFIKATQEYHYGGSIEFILETLDKKNNIVPTFYLKRIKTDKYYYTFCSPEASSHIVKYLKTRQNLKLEDKLFDFTSSLLLTRFQEINDKMDWGFKGKYRFFRSHTLRKFHASNIGLSAEYVDSLQGRSKNEVHETYIKTNPKKLKEIYQSAMKNVMIYENSERKIEKQEFNIVINVFLSGKEYNII